A DNA window from Hordeum vulgare subsp. vulgare chromosome 1H, MorexV3_pseudomolecules_assembly, whole genome shotgun sequence contains the following coding sequences:
- the LOC123430989 gene encoding vacuolar protein sorting-associated protein 2 homolog 3 has translation MNPFAKKPTPREAIRNSKRELTNATRGIERDIGTLQQEEKRLVAEIKRTAKTGNEAATKILARQLIRLRQKISTLQGSRAQIRGIATHTQAMQANTSVSAGMQSASKAMGAMNKQMDPAKQMKVMQEFQKQSAQMDMTNEMMSDSIDNVLDDDQAEDETEELANQVLDEIGIDVASQLSSAPKGRIAGKKVEADESSELEELEKRLAALKNP, from the exons ATGAATCCCTTCGCGAAGAAGCCAACGCCGCGAG AGGCGATCAGGAACAGCAAGCGGGAGCTGACGAACGCGACAAGAG GTATTGAGAGGGACATTGGGACATTACAACAAGAG GAAAAGCGACTAGTTGCTGAAATCAAAAGGACTGCAAAAACTGGCAATGAG GCCGCAACTAAAATTCTGGCCCGTCAACTGATCAGGTTAAGACAGAAAATATCTACTTTACAAGGTAGCCGAGCTCAGATTCGTGGCATCGCGACACACACACAG GCGATGCAGGCCAACACTTCAGTGTCTGCTGGCATGCAAAGTGCGAGCAAAGCGATGGGAGCTATGAACAAG CAAATGGATCCCGCCAAGCAAATGAAGGTAATGCAGGAGTTCCAAAAGCAGTCAGCACAAATGGATATGACG AACGAGATGATGTCTGACTCAATAGACAATGTCTTAGATGATGACCAGGCTGAGGACGAAACTGAAGAGCTTGCTAACCAG GTCCTCGATGAGATTGGTATTGACGTTGCCTCACAG TTGTCCTCGGCCCCCAAAGGAAGAATTGCTGGAAAGAAGGTTGAGGCTGATGAGAG CTCGGAACTCGAAGAGCTCGAGAAGAGGCTGGctgctttgaaaaatccataa